TCATGTGCGATTGCCCCGCACGAAAGATCAGGGCCGGGCTTGGCGAGCCCGGCCCCTTTACGATTCACAGTCTGCTGCTGCGTCAGTTGCTCGCGAAGCAATAGAGCAGGCCGTCTCCGCCCGTCCCGCGCAAATCCGCTTGGCTGCATCCGCCATCCGGGCCACGCGACGGGTGCGAAGAATTCCAAGACTTCGCGGGATCGTCGTCGCGCAGGCCTTTCCGGTCGATGTGGCCGAGCATCGCCGCGCCCTGGGTGCTGCTCGTCCAATTGCGGCACGTGCGGTCCTCGCCGGCCGGGAAGGCGCGGCCATCGGCGGTGGAGCCGGTCAGCACATCGTGCCGGTTCGGTGCGTATCCGACGCCCGGGATGAGAAAGCCGCGCTCGGAGATCGAGTTGTCGAAGCTCAGCTTGTTGTTGGCGCTGTGCAGATCGTCGACGCTGGTGGCGACGACGGTGCCTTTGAAGTTCTGCCACGGGCCATTGCCGATACGGTCGCGGGCGTTGATGGCGGGCTTGCCGTCAGCGGCCTGCGTGCTCAGGTAGGCGCGCCAGGTCTTGCCGCCGGCGCCGTGACGCGCGGCAAGCGTCTGGCAATGCTGATCGGCGCCCTCGATGCCGCCGAGATCGGCGCCCTTGCCGGGGCCCGCGCCGGTGACGAAGAACGTCATGTTCGGCGCCTGCGGCAGCTGCGGCGGAGCCGCCTGTTGCTGTTGTGCGTTGACGCCGGACGATACGCCCAGCGCCAATGCGGCCGCGAATAGAATGCTAGACTTACTCATGGATGTCGCCTCCCTTTGAACTCGCTCTTGGACCTTGAGTCTTGGACTTGGACCAAGCGAGCGGCCGGATGGTAGCCCATCGCCCGCCGCGTCAAATCCACGAAAGCGTGAACACCGGGCGCCGCTCATCCATCATGCTGCATAAAGCCGCATCCATTCCGCGAGGTCTTTCACCGCGGCTTGCAGCGGAAACTCCGGCTCCCAGCCGAGATGCCGCTTGGCCCGCGTCAGTTCGGCATGGTGATCGCGGTTCGACAGCGACACGCCGGTGCCGGCGGGGGCCTCGAACTTCACCTTCGCGCCGGGCGCGACGGCCTGGATCGCGCCGGCCATCTCGGCGGGGGTGGTCATCGCGCCCATGGTGATGTTGAACACGCGGCTGCCGAGGTCCTTGGTCTCCAGCGCCATCACCGTGCCGCGCGCCGCGTCCTTTGAGTACACCCACTCCATGGTGCCGGGCGGCACGGTTGCCTCCTTGCCGGCGAGAGCGTTGCGCATCGCCTCGCGGATCACATTCGACGGTCCGCCGCCGCCTGAGCCGCTCCACGGCCCGAACACCGCGCCATAGCGCAGGCCCGCGAATTCGATGCCGCACCACTTCGCATAGTTCAGGCCTAAGCTTTCGACCGCCTGCTTGGTCGCCGAGTAGAACGTGGTCGGCCGCGGGAATGCCTCCTCCTTGCCGAAGTCGCCGCGGTCCTCGCCGCCGTCGAGGTAATGGTTGAGCACGCTCGATGACGACACCACGACGCGCTTGAGCCCGGTCACGCGCGCGGCCTCCAGCACGTTCACAGTGCCCATGATGTTGAGATTGATCGCGGCATAGGGGTCGCGCTGCGCGCCGACTGTGAGCAGCGGATTGGCGGCGGTGTGGGCGATCCGCGTGATGCCGTGGGTGCGCAGCACGTCGACGATCGACAGCGGCCGCAGGATGTCGCCGCTCGTCAGCGTCACCTTGGATATGTCGACAATCTGGCCGATCGCTGCGGGTTGCGCCGCCACGTCCATCAGCACCGGCTTTTCGCCGCGCTCGACCAGGAGACGTGCGACCTGCGAGCCGATCAGCCCTGCGCCGATGACCAGTGTCGTCATTTGATCCTCCCTGTTGTTGGCCTTATTCTTGATCGAAACGGAGATAAAGGAGAAGCCCGATGGACATGAGCGTCGGCGTGCTCGATCACTACAACGTCTCGACCCGCAAGCTCCCGGAGACCATCAAGTTCTACGAGGAGGTGCTGGGCTTCAAGAACGGCCCGCGGCCGCCGTTCAACTTCCCCGGCGCCTGGCTCTACAGCTCGGGCCATCCGGTGCTGCACATCAACGACATCTCGCAGACCGACCGCGAGCAGCGGCCGGACTCCGGCGTCATCGATCATGTGGCGTTCGGCAGCCGCGGTTTCGAGGCGATGAAGAAGCACCTGGCCGGGAAGGGCATCGCGCACCGCGTCAATCAGGTGCCCAAGAGCACGCGCTGGCAGATCTTCCTCCGCGATCCGAACAACGTGGAGATCGAACTGAATTTCGAAACCAAGAACGAGATCGGAGCGTAGAACCATGGCGAAGTATCTTCTCGTCAGCTTCAAGACTTGCCCGTGGGTGCAGCGCGCCGCCATCGTGCTGCGCGAGAAGGGAGTCGACTTCGAATTCCGTCACATCGACCGCGACAACCGCCCCGACTGGTTCCTCGCCATCTCGCCGCACAAGAAGGTGCCGGTGCTGAGCGTCGACGGCAAGGTGTCGCTGTTCGAGTCGAACGCGATCGCCGAATACCTGGACGAGACGATCGCGCCGCGGCTGCATCCGGAGGACCCGGTGCAGCGCGCCGTCAACCGTGCCTGGACCGACTTTCTGCCGACCTTCGCCGACATGGTGACGGGGCAGGCCTATTCGGAGGACGAGGCGGAGTACAAAGCGGATATCGCGAAGATTCCGTTAGCGTTCGAGAAGCTCGAGGGCGCGCTGAAAACGCAAAGCGCCCAGGGTCCGTTCTTCAACGGCACGAAATACTCGCTGGTCGATGCGGCCTATGCGCCGTTTCTGCAGCGCTAT
The Rhodoplanes sp. Z2-YC6860 genome window above contains:
- a CDS encoding glutathione S-transferase family protein; protein product: MAKYLLVSFKTCPWVQRAAIVLREKGVDFEFRHIDRDNRPDWFLAISPHKKVPVLSVDGKVSLFESNAIAEYLDETIAPRLHPEDPVQRAVNRAWTDFLPTFADMVTGQAYSEDEAEYKADIAKIPLAFEKLEGALKTQSAQGPFFNGTKYSLVDAAYAPFLQRYDFLDRIKPLGTIEKFPRVKAWAETLLKRPSTHSFPEAEFEGLYRLNVKLRKKYLSQFIADAAVAAE
- a CDS encoding lectin; translated protein: MSKSSILFAAALALGVSSGVNAQQQQAAPPQLPQAPNMTFFVTGAGPGKGADLGGIEGADQHCQTLAARHGAGGKTWRAYLSTQAADGKPAINARDRIGNGPWQNFKGTVVATSVDDLHSANNKLSFDNSISERGFLIPGVGYAPNRHDVLTGSTADGRAFPAGEDRTCRNWTSSTQGAAMLGHIDRKGLRDDDPAKSWNSSHPSRGPDGGCSQADLRGTGGDGLLYCFASN
- a CDS encoding VOC family protein, which translates into the protein MDMSVGVLDHYNVSTRKLPETIKFYEEVLGFKNGPRPPFNFPGAWLYSSGHPVLHINDISQTDREQRPDSGVIDHVAFGSRGFEAMKKHLAGKGIAHRVNQVPKSTRWQIFLRDPNNVEIELNFETKNEIGA
- a CDS encoding NAD-dependent epimerase/dehydratase family protein; protein product: MTTLVIGAGLIGSQVARLLVERGEKPVLMDVAAQPAAIGQIVDISKVTLTSGDILRPLSIVDVLRTHGITRIAHTAANPLLTVGAQRDPYAAINLNIMGTVNVLEAARVTGLKRVVVSSSSVLNHYLDGGEDRGDFGKEEAFPRPTTFYSATKQAVESLGLNYAKWCGIEFAGLRYGAVFGPWSGSGGGGPSNVIREAMRNALAGKEATVPPGTMEWVYSKDAARGTVMALETKDLGSRVFNITMGAMTTPAEMAGAIQAVAPGAKVKFEAPAGTGVSLSNRDHHAELTRAKRHLGWEPEFPLQAAVKDLAEWMRLYAA